In one Mycobacteroides chelonae genomic region, the following are encoded:
- a CDS encoding PASTA domain-containing protein codes for MPQLVGLQWTDVKPVLRKLGRVSVATKEVPVDDSHQKSRIIAQDPAAGTHLEPGAKITLTFGI; via the coding sequence ATGCCCCAGCTGGTCGGCTTGCAGTGGACCGACGTGAAGCCGGTGCTGCGCAAGCTGGGCCGGGTGAGCGTCGCGACCAAAGAGGTCCCCGTGGATGATTCCCATCAGAAATCCCGGATCATCGCGCAAGATCCCGCCGCCGGAACACATCTTGAACCGGGCGCGAAGATCACCTTGACTTTCGGGATCTAA
- a CDS encoding SDR family NAD(P)-dependent oxidoreductase, producing the protein MATYPDRPVAGSRIVITGATNGIGKEIARALVRRGALLTLVARDPVKAADTIRELAAENGAITAPEYIQADLADLDSVRAAAREIAATHPRINTLVNNAGIHSLSSKPSVDGFDLMTATNHLGPFLLTNLLLEPIIAADHARIVITASEAHRSWPRINLDRFAEPRSYNAIGSEVRYGQSKLMNILFTQELARRLEGTGVTVNCFCPGMVSTGLVRDSRILTAAAGLASRTPFVRRPDQGARMGIRLVLDDDLATISGQFFTSTPGLGVLPAVRIRSNQQAQEELWQRSRELVNL; encoded by the coding sequence ATGGCCACCTATCCAGATCGCCCCGTCGCCGGTTCCCGGATCGTCATCACCGGTGCCACCAATGGGATCGGCAAGGAAATTGCCCGTGCGCTGGTGCGGCGCGGGGCGCTGCTCACGCTGGTGGCACGCGACCCCGTCAAGGCAGCCGACACGATCCGGGAGCTGGCGGCCGAGAACGGGGCGATCACCGCGCCGGAGTACATCCAGGCCGACCTCGCCGATCTGGACTCGGTGCGGGCAGCGGCCCGCGAGATCGCCGCGACGCACCCCCGGATCAACACCCTGGTGAACAACGCCGGCATTCATTCCCTGTCGAGCAAGCCCAGCGTGGACGGCTTTGACCTGATGACGGCGACCAACCACCTCGGCCCGTTTCTGCTGACCAACCTGTTGCTGGAGCCGATCATCGCCGCGGATCACGCGCGCATCGTCATCACCGCATCCGAGGCGCACCGATCGTGGCCGCGCATCAACTTGGACCGTTTCGCAGAACCACGCTCCTACAACGCCATTGGCTCCGAGGTCCGGTACGGACAGTCCAAATTGATGAACATCCTGTTCACCCAGGAACTCGCGCGGCGGCTGGAGGGCACCGGGGTGACGGTCAATTGCTTCTGCCCGGGCATGGTCTCGACCGGGCTGGTTCGGGACAGCCGCATCCTCACCGCCGCGGCGGGCCTGGCCTCACGCACACCATTCGTGCGGCGCCCCGATCAGGGAGCCCGGATGGGCATTCGGCTGGTGCTCGATGATGACCTCGCGACAATCAGCGGGCAGTTCTTCACGTCGACCCCGGGTCTGGGCGTACTGCCCGCCGTGCGGATCCGCTCCAACCAGCAGGCACAAGAGGAACTTTGGCAGCGGTCGCGCGAGTTGGTGAACCTGTAG
- a CDS encoding pyrimidine dimer DNA glycosylase/endonuclease V — MRLWSLHPCNLDAKGLVACWRESLLAQKVLQGRTRGYRNHPQLERFTSLAEPVAAVGAYLAGLADEADQRGYRFNRELIGFPAAAFEPLIDVHRGQLAYERWLLDTKLAQRNPELLATNSSTRLRPHPIFRPVHGDIENWEKVLPAYSV; from the coding sequence ATGCGACTGTGGTCCCTACATCCATGCAACCTCGATGCCAAGGGGCTGGTCGCGTGCTGGCGGGAGAGTCTCCTGGCGCAGAAGGTGCTGCAAGGACGCACCCGCGGATACCGCAACCACCCGCAGCTGGAACGGTTCACATCGCTGGCAGAGCCAGTTGCCGCCGTCGGCGCCTACCTGGCGGGCCTCGCCGATGAGGCCGACCAGCGCGGCTATCGGTTCAACCGTGAGCTCATCGGTTTTCCCGCGGCCGCGTTCGAACCATTGATCGACGTGCATCGCGGGCAACTCGCCTACGAACGCTGGCTACTGGACACCAAACTGGCCCAACGCAATCCGGAGCTTCTCGCGACTAACAGTTCCACGCGGCTGCGCCCGCACCCCATCTTTCGCCCGGTACACGGCGACATCGAAAACTGGGAGAAGGTGCTGCCCGCCTACTCCGTGTGA
- a CDS encoding glycoside hydrolase, whose protein sequence is MVTFPVGEDVLRLDLRDLRVNGAAELSRATVTRIGAPSAVRIDDRGAVTWSYPDSGFTFTATARDGRLVVDVTSDRDQNLAWPITGADATDLQLPLGGGVSIPIHDPTWTKPEVGIVGDHPIQELTMPILGYSYVGTGVSYVVPTDLGSTLTLDSNLVGTVSHTFSKSRGTQNYAVAMAITDGSPTAAARNYRTLLQEQNKFVTLADKIKANPDVQKLIGAFHAYTWAGGREPETVLRLRALGIRRMWLGYDDDGDPPMNSAAVEAAKEAGYLIGPYVSFDNAQDPAGEIDNPGSRWPAGIYPNACVHTAEGKTVNGFQDRGCYLSSQALAQMPDLVQARVRSRTANGANSVFVDVDATGMTFDDYTPGHPMTQDQDRRNRVNRLDEISKRYVLGSETVGSWAASTVAFSHGSSTPIISALWPLERDKGVWGEYWGEDGPQFFFKQVQLPPVLHDTMFNPKYRIPLYESVFHDSLVSTDRWELPFNKFPAEKRNRALLALLNLAPMMYALNTDTLDREGADLAALQTFYSKLSDTAGTEPLSAFEWLTADRLVQQTVFGDRKLTVTANFGDVPYADVAPGCVAAEPGGVFCP, encoded by the coding sequence GTGGTCACTTTCCCTGTCGGCGAAGACGTTCTGCGGTTGGATCTGCGCGACCTCCGTGTGAACGGAGCGGCGGAGCTTTCACGGGCGACCGTGACACGTATCGGTGCGCCGAGTGCGGTCCGGATAGACGATCGCGGTGCGGTGACGTGGAGCTATCCAGACAGCGGATTTACGTTTACCGCGACTGCTCGCGATGGCCGTCTCGTTGTCGATGTGACGAGTGATCGAGATCAGAACCTGGCATGGCCCATTACGGGCGCCGATGCCACTGACTTGCAATTGCCGCTCGGGGGCGGCGTGAGCATCCCGATTCACGATCCCACCTGGACCAAACCCGAGGTGGGTATCGTGGGCGACCATCCCATACAGGAATTGACCATGCCAATCTTGGGCTACTCCTACGTGGGCACCGGGGTCAGCTATGTCGTGCCCACGGATCTGGGCTCGACGCTGACGCTGGACTCCAATCTGGTGGGCACGGTGTCGCACACATTCAGCAAGAGCCGCGGCACCCAGAACTATGCCGTGGCTATGGCGATTACCGATGGATCGCCCACCGCCGCAGCACGGAATTACCGCACGCTGCTCCAAGAGCAGAACAAATTCGTCACCCTGGCCGACAAAATCAAGGCCAATCCGGACGTACAAAAGCTGATCGGGGCATTTCACGCGTACACGTGGGCCGGTGGGCGTGAACCTGAAACAGTGCTGAGACTGCGTGCGTTGGGGATACGGCGAATGTGGCTTGGGTATGACGACGATGGGGACCCGCCGATGAACTCCGCAGCCGTTGAGGCAGCGAAAGAAGCTGGGTATCTGATTGGGCCATATGTGTCCTTTGACAATGCCCAAGACCCGGCGGGGGAGATCGATAATCCCGGGTCGCGATGGCCGGCGGGCATCTATCCCAATGCCTGTGTCCACACCGCAGAAGGAAAGACAGTCAACGGATTTCAAGACCGCGGCTGCTACCTGAGCTCGCAAGCCCTAGCGCAGATGCCTGACCTCGTGCAAGCGCGGGTTCGCTCGCGCACGGCAAACGGTGCCAACAGTGTCTTTGTGGACGTCGACGCGACCGGTATGACTTTCGATGACTACACACCGGGCCACCCGATGACACAAGATCAAGACCGGCGTAACCGCGTGAATCGACTCGACGAGATTAGCAAGCGGTATGTGCTGGGTTCGGAAACGGTGGGTTCCTGGGCCGCGAGCACCGTGGCGTTCAGTCATGGATCCAGCACACCCATCATTTCCGCCCTGTGGCCCCTGGAACGGGACAAAGGAGTCTGGGGAGAGTATTGGGGGGAAGACGGACCTCAGTTCTTCTTCAAGCAAGTTCAGCTTCCGCCGGTGCTGCACGACACGATGTTCAATCCTAAGTATCGAATTCCACTATATGAGAGCGTATTTCACGACTCATTGGTCAGCACTGATAGGTGGGAGCTGCCGTTCAACAAGTTCCCTGCCGAGAAGCGGAATCGGGCGCTTTTAGCGCTGCTCAATCTGGCCCCAATGATGTATGCCTTGAATACAGACACCCTTGACCGTGAAGGGGCTGATTTAGCGGCCCTGCAGACGTTCTATTCCAAGCTGAGCGACACCGCGGGTACTGAACCACTGTCCGCATTCGAATGGCTCACTGCGGATCGACTCGTGCAGCAGACAGTTTTCGGAGACAGGAAGCTCACCGTCACAGCCAATTTTGGTGATGTGCCCTACGCCGATGTTGCCCCGGGTTGTGTGGCGGCAGAACCGGGTGGTGTCTTCTGTCCGTGA
- a CDS encoding LuxR C-terminal-related transcriptional regulator yields MRGRNDHVRRIVEILDVAAKTRRCKILLLESPVGSGKSRLLLESMLLADRRGYAVIDGLPEKPRVMKSSMTRACQLESQIKDLLRRGPVLVAVDDLQWVDTPSVEALLGLVDRFAGVPLVWEFALRPGGLDDLGGYFFKAMSRDGRAEWLQPLGALSESAIAEVVGDLLDAEPSQDLVRLCECFDATPQVTVQLIQGLIEDGAIEANHGVAKLKPEKPDPYAGETIMAPACLASLVSDRLSGLRGVSREALQVAAVLGRVFCPEDLSEMLGCSPAELVAPLSEAVAAGLIVAQAVDFAFPHDLIRRAVLGSVPAPLVPLLHRQAAAMLVERNGGHTERSAVHLLHGHANDAEAAGIIARIAERLMSVAPESAATLALRGMEKAPKGSRVHLRMAGIAVVGLLRSGSLARAAEIAEQVMRDPWEGAGVMVDRVRAGLITAMALRGETDGAFVLASNSQGPADGRAVRRTQLVRLALSFFSQIESVETTAEGILSDSTSCPASMTMAAMSIRATVSWRRGKASDALCAIEESVDLWQRQSGDSFDSYPLWQKAWMLLRMQELDAADSAIEALGRVIESSRTEVLVPVYLSLRGWCRLARGDVAGAEVDGSDALSLCYRYRMQLPVPWLHAFLACTALRRGELGLASDCVQRLDECLPHDQQHPLWGLRCLIRAQVSAAGGEPGTAFRALLDAGDSLELIIADPASAAWCVRLARSVGHESFARDVVRTSRMISELNPDQPFLAVVADHCRALMDRDAVIVKSLAGQYTDPWVHASATEDAGVLLAAVDRAAAVAELSAAMAVYVELGADWDAARVRHRLRDLGVRRRHWSHTTRASTGWASLTIAEEKVARLAAGGLTNRQVARELFISAHTVGFHLRQIYRKLEIRSRVDLARIAPPEVCDVLGGERGEG; encoded by the coding sequence TTGCGCGGTCGTAATGATCACGTAAGGCGCATCGTCGAGATACTGGATGTTGCGGCAAAGACGCGGCGCTGCAAGATACTTCTGCTGGAGTCTCCGGTCGGCAGCGGCAAGAGCCGGCTACTGCTCGAGTCAATGTTGTTGGCCGACCGCCGCGGCTACGCGGTGATCGATGGTCTCCCGGAAAAGCCGCGCGTCATGAAGTCCTCGATGACACGAGCCTGTCAGCTCGAGTCTCAAATCAAGGATCTGCTCAGGCGGGGGCCGGTTTTGGTGGCGGTCGATGATCTCCAATGGGTCGACACCCCGAGCGTGGAAGCGTTGTTGGGCTTGGTTGATAGGTTTGCAGGCGTCCCGTTGGTGTGGGAATTTGCGCTCAGGCCAGGAGGTTTGGATGATCTCGGCGGGTATTTCTTCAAGGCGATGAGCCGAGATGGGCGAGCCGAGTGGCTCCAGCCACTGGGAGCGTTATCTGAGTCGGCGATTGCCGAAGTTGTCGGTGATCTGCTCGACGCGGAACCCAGTCAGGATCTGGTGAGATTGTGCGAGTGTTTTGACGCCACTCCGCAGGTCACGGTGCAGCTGATTCAGGGGCTGATAGAGGATGGCGCGATCGAGGCAAATCACGGTGTGGCGAAGCTGAAGCCTGAGAAACCTGATCCTTACGCCGGTGAAACCATAATGGCACCAGCATGTTTGGCATCTCTGGTGTCAGATCGACTTTCTGGGCTGCGGGGAGTAAGTCGAGAGGCGCTGCAAGTGGCGGCCGTTTTGGGACGGGTCTTCTGTCCGGAAGATTTATCGGAGATGCTCGGATGTTCTCCGGCGGAGTTGGTGGCTCCCCTGTCGGAGGCCGTGGCCGCTGGTTTGATTGTTGCTCAAGCGGTTGACTTCGCCTTTCCGCATGATCTGATCCGCCGTGCGGTGCTGGGGAGCGTCCCGGCTCCCTTGGTCCCGCTACTGCATCGTCAAGCCGCAGCAATGCTGGTCGAACGAAACGGTGGGCACACGGAGAGGTCCGCTGTGCATTTGTTACATGGACACGCGAATGATGCGGAGGCGGCTGGGATCATCGCCCGGATCGCTGAACGATTGATGTCGGTTGCGCCTGAGTCAGCTGCCACCTTGGCATTGCGCGGAATGGAGAAGGCGCCCAAGGGTAGTCGTGTGCACCTGAGGATGGCCGGCATTGCGGTCGTTGGGTTGCTTCGGTCCGGCAGTCTAGCTCGAGCGGCCGAAATCGCTGAGCAGGTCATGCGCGACCCGTGGGAGGGAGCCGGCGTAATGGTTGACCGGGTTCGGGCGGGCCTGATTACCGCGATGGCACTGCGCGGAGAGACGGACGGAGCTTTTGTGCTGGCATCGAATTCACAAGGTCCTGCAGACGGTCGTGCTGTACGTCGTACCCAGCTGGTGCGGCTGGCGCTTTCGTTCTTTTCGCAGATCGAGTCTGTCGAGACTACGGCCGAGGGGATCCTGTCCGATTCGACATCATGCCCAGCCTCCATGACGATGGCGGCGATGTCGATACGTGCGACGGTGTCCTGGCGTCGAGGCAAGGCTTCCGATGCGTTGTGCGCAATCGAGGAATCGGTTGACCTGTGGCAAAGACAATCTGGGGACTCCTTTGATTCCTACCCGTTGTGGCAGAAGGCGTGGATGCTGCTGCGGATGCAGGAATTGGACGCCGCCGACAGCGCAATCGAGGCCCTCGGCCGGGTTATTGAGTCCAGCAGGACGGAAGTGCTGGTTCCGGTCTATTTGTCGTTGCGTGGATGGTGCCGACTCGCCCGCGGCGATGTGGCCGGAGCAGAAGTGGACGGCTCCGATGCGTTGAGCTTGTGTTATCGCTACCGGATGCAACTGCCCGTTCCGTGGCTGCACGCGTTTCTGGCATGTACTGCGCTACGCCGTGGCGAGCTGGGATTGGCATCCGACTGCGTGCAACGCCTTGACGAGTGTCTCCCGCACGATCAGCAACATCCGTTGTGGGGGCTGCGGTGCCTGATCCGCGCTCAGGTAAGTGCGGCCGGCGGTGAGCCTGGGACGGCCTTCCGAGCTCTGCTCGACGCTGGCGACAGCCTGGAACTGATAATCGCGGACCCTGCGTCTGCAGCCTGGTGTGTGCGGCTGGCGCGGAGTGTCGGCCACGAATCCTTTGCTCGGGATGTAGTACGGACCTCCCGGATGATCAGCGAGCTGAACCCGGATCAGCCATTCTTGGCGGTAGTGGCGGATCACTGCCGGGCACTGATGGACCGTGATGCCGTTATCGTCAAATCCCTTGCGGGCCAATATACGGACCCGTGGGTTCACGCTTCGGCGACAGAGGACGCCGGGGTGTTGCTGGCAGCAGTGGACCGTGCGGCCGCGGTAGCTGAACTCAGTGCCGCGATGGCGGTTTACGTGGAGTTGGGCGCGGACTGGGACGCTGCCCGGGTTCGGCATCGGCTGCGTGACCTCGGTGTCCGACGGCGGCATTGGAGTCACACCACGCGTGCATCCACGGGTTGGGCAAGTCTGACCATTGCCGAGGAGAAGGTGGCGCGGCTGGCCGCTGGAGGTCTTACCAATCGCCAGGTCGCGCGGGAGCTCTTTATCTCCGCCCACACAGTGGGGTTCCATCTGCGCCAGATTTACCGCAAGCTGGAGATTCGGTCGCGGGTAGATCTGGCAAGAATCGCGCCACCTGAAGTGTGCGATGTGCTGGGTGGCGAGCGGGGAGAAGGATGA